From Phreatobacter oligotrophus, a single genomic window includes:
- a CDS encoding M81 family metallopeptidase: MRIALGGFMHETNTFVPEPTPWAMFNQEGAWPGFTRGPDLLTKFRPFNIASTGFMRIAEAAGHTMVPLSWSFAQPSGRVEDRVFERAVSYILADLADAAPDAVFLELHGAMTTETIEDAEGELLARVRRLVGPNVPVLSSLDLHANVTRQMVDNASFMSAYRTYPHIDWLQTGERVAQWLDRVLAWGPQPARAFRQMPFLIPIASGCSMIEPMKGLYALLEEIEAETGVHLSLCPGFPSADIFDMGATVIGYGADQPSVDAAVDRLYHAVLRSEAAFLDHLAKPQDEAVALAFQRADMAGKPVIIADTQDNPGAGGSSITTGFLRAMIKRGAQSTLMALHHEPAIAEAAHKAGKGATIAVTFAANGSGPGEEPLTTTAEVIAVSDGRFIGTGPMVGGQPINMGPSAWLRIGGIDLVVGTVRQQPHCVAVCTHLGIDITGYKVVVLKSSVHFRGDWQPYADSVVVGASPGAALDDTGVIPFQHLRPNVRRRPMSNH, translated from the coding sequence ATGCGCATCGCCCTCGGCGGTTTCATGCACGAGACCAACACCTTCGTCCCGGAGCCGACGCCCTGGGCCATGTTCAACCAGGAGGGCGCCTGGCCCGGCTTCACCCGCGGCCCGGATCTCCTGACGAAGTTCCGCCCCTTCAACATCGCCTCCACCGGCTTCATGCGCATCGCGGAGGCCGCCGGTCACACGATGGTGCCGCTGTCCTGGTCCTTCGCCCAGCCCTCGGGCCGGGTCGAGGATCGCGTCTTCGAGCGGGCCGTCTCCTACATCCTCGCCGACTTGGCCGATGCCGCGCCCGACGCCGTCTTCCTCGAACTCCACGGCGCCATGACCACCGAGACCATCGAGGATGCCGAGGGCGAGCTGCTCGCCCGCGTCCGCCGCCTCGTCGGTCCAAATGTGCCGGTCCTCTCCTCGCTCGACCTCCACGCCAATGTGACGCGGCAGATGGTCGACAATGCGAGCTTCATGTCGGCCTACCGCACCTATCCGCATATCGACTGGCTGCAGACCGGCGAGCGCGTTGCGCAGTGGCTCGACCGCGTCCTCGCCTGGGGGCCGCAGCCGGCTCGCGCCTTCCGGCAGATGCCCTTCCTCATCCCCATCGCCTCGGGCTGCTCGATGATCGAGCCGATGAAGGGGCTCTATGCCCTGCTGGAGGAGATCGAGGCCGAGACCGGCGTGCATCTTTCGCTCTGCCCCGGCTTCCCCTCCGCCGACATCTTCGACATGGGCGCGACCGTCATCGGCTATGGCGCGGACCAGCCGTCCGTCGATGCCGCCGTCGACCGGCTCTATCACGCCGTGCTGCGCTCCGAGGCCGCCTTCCTAGACCATCTCGCCAAGCCCCAGGACGAGGCGGTGGCGCTCGCCTTCCAGCGCGCCGACATGGCCGGCAAGCCCGTCATCATCGCCGACACGCAGGACAATCCCGGCGCCGGCGGCTCCTCCATCACCACCGGCTTCCTGCGCGCCATGATCAAACGCGGCGCCCAGTCGACGCTGATGGCGCTGCACCACGAGCCGGCTATCGCCGAGGCCGCGCACAAGGCCGGCAAGGGCGCCACCATCGCGGTCACCTTCGCCGCGAATGGCAGCGGACCGGGCGAGGAGCCGCTGACCACCACGGCCGAGGTCATCGCCGTCTCCGACGGCCGCTTCATCGGCACCGGGCCGATGGTCGGCGGCCAGCCCATCAACATGGGGCCCTCCGCCTGGCTCAGGATCGGCGGCATCGATCTCGTCGTCGGCACGGTGCGCCAGCAGCCGCATTGCGTCGCGGTCTGCACCCATCTCGGCATCGACATCACCGGCTACAAGGTGGTCGTGCTGAAGAGCTCGGTGCATTTCCGCGGCGACTGGCAGCCCTATGCGGATTCGGTCGTGGTCGGCGCCTCCCCCGGCGCGGCGCTGGACGACACCGGCGTCATCCCGTTCCAGCACCTGAGGCCCAACGTGCGGCGGCGGCCCATGTCGAACCACTGA
- a CDS encoding type II toxin-antitoxin system VapC family toxin, with amino-acid sequence MALVVDASVAAKWLIEEDGSDAALALLERDEPLIAPSLILLEVASVLWKRCRVGGISAAEGRSALAALEGYFAELVPDQDLVGSAFTIALVLDHPVYDCLYLALTAARDCRLVTADARLLARLVKSPHRDRVMPLQDWPG; translated from the coding sequence ATGGCCCTGGTCGTGGATGCCAGCGTCGCCGCCAAATGGCTGATCGAGGAAGACGGGTCCGACGCTGCCCTTGCGCTCCTGGAACGCGATGAGCCGCTGATCGCGCCCAGCCTGATCCTTCTGGAAGTGGCTAGCGTGCTTTGGAAGCGCTGCCGCGTCGGCGGTATCAGCGCGGCCGAGGGGCGTTCGGCTCTTGCCGCTCTGGAAGGCTATTTCGCGGAGCTGGTTCCTGACCAGGACCTGGTCGGTTCCGCCTTCACCATCGCCCTCGTCCTCGACCACCCCGTCTATGACTGCCTCTACCTGGCGCTGACCGCGGCGCGTGATTGCCGCCTCGTCACCGCCGACGCCCGGCTTCTCGCCCGCCTCGTCAAGTCTCCCCACCGCGACCGCGTCATGCCGCTTCAGGACTGGCCGGGCTGA
- a CDS encoding FitA-like ribbon-helix-helix domain-containing protein: MAEVLIRDIPEETLAELRKAAARKGRSLEQEIVDVLGQSRLATSPPMAGEMTSIPSPGAPQEEFSAWLDSLGGRKFSPQERVAASRWFLARSGGPGEPLTAEERRDGLA; encoded by the coding sequence ATGGCCGAGGTCCTGATCCGCGACATTCCCGAGGAGACGCTCGCAGAGCTGCGCAAGGCTGCCGCCCGAAAGGGCCGGTCCCTTGAGCAGGAGATCGTCGATGTGCTTGGGCAGAGCCGTCTCGCCACGTCTCCACCGATGGCAGGCGAGATGACCTCCATTCCCTCGCCCGGTGCGCCGCAAGAGGAGTTCAGCGCTTGGCTGGACAGTCTCGGGGGCCGCAAGTTCTCGCCGCAGGAGCGAGTCGCGGCGAGCCGGTGGTTCCTTGCGCGAAGCGGAGGCCCCGGCGAACCGCTTACCGCCGAAGAGCGGCGCGACGGTCTGGCTTGA
- a CDS encoding CoA-acylating methylmalonate-semialdehyde dehydrogenase: MRNYGHFIGGKHVAGTSGRTADVYQPLDGSVFGKVALASKAEVRAAVENAKAAQPAWAATNPQRRARVLMKFLELCARDNDKMAELLAREHGKTILDAKGDIQRGLEVVEFAIGAPQMMKGEYTEGAGPGIDIYSMRQPLGVCAGITPFNFPAMIPLWKAGPAIAAGNAFVLKPSDRDPGVPLMLAELFLEAGLPPGIFNVVNGDKEAVDAVLDDPDIKAVGFVGSTSIAEYVYARGCASGKRVQCFGGAKNHMIIMPDADMDQAVDALVGAGYGSAGERCMAISVAVPVTEEAANRLMEKLVPRVESLKIGPSTSLDADFGPLVTAQALERVKGYVDIGVKEGAKLVVDGRGFRMQGYENGYYMGGCLFDNVTKDMRIYKEEIFGPVLSVVRAKTYGEALDLANDHEYGNGVAIFTRDGDAARDFAAKVQVGMVGINVPIPVPLAYYTFGGWKRSAFGDLNQHGPDAFRFYTKTKTVTSRWPSGIKDGASFVIPTMG, translated from the coding sequence ATGCGCAATTACGGTCATTTCATCGGCGGCAAGCATGTCGCCGGCACGTCCGGCCGCACCGCCGACGTCTACCAGCCGCTGGACGGCTCCGTCTTCGGCAAGGTCGCCCTCGCCTCCAAGGCCGAGGTCCGCGCCGCGGTCGAGAACGCCAAGGCCGCGCAGCCCGCCTGGGCCGCCACCAATCCGCAGCGCCGCGCCCGCGTCCTCATGAAGTTCCTTGAGCTCTGCGCCCGCGACAACGACAAGATGGCGGAGCTGCTGGCCCGCGAGCACGGCAAGACCATCCTCGACGCCAAGGGCGACATCCAGCGCGGCCTCGAAGTGGTCGAGTTCGCCATCGGCGCCCCGCAGATGATGAAGGGCGAGTACACCGAGGGCGCCGGCCCCGGCATCGACATCTACTCGATGCGCCAGCCGCTCGGCGTCTGCGCCGGCATCACCCCGTTCAACTTCCCCGCCATGATCCCGCTGTGGAAGGCTGGCCCGGCCATCGCCGCCGGCAATGCCTTCGTGCTGAAGCCCTCCGATCGCGATCCGGGTGTGCCGCTGATGCTCGCCGAGCTCTTCCTCGAGGCCGGCCTGCCGCCGGGCATCTTCAACGTGGTCAACGGTGACAAGGAGGCAGTCGACGCCGTCCTCGACGATCCCGACATCAAGGCCGTCGGCTTCGTCGGCTCGACCTCCATTGCCGAGTACGTCTATGCCCGCGGCTGTGCCAGCGGCAAGCGCGTCCAGTGCTTCGGCGGCGCCAAGAACCACATGATCATCATGCCCGACGCCGACATGGACCAGGCGGTCGACGCCCTGGTCGGCGCTGGCTACGGCTCGGCCGGCGAGCGCTGCATGGCCATCTCGGTCGCCGTGCCGGTGACGGAAGAGGCGGCGAACCGCCTGATGGAGAAGCTGGTCCCGCGGGTCGAATCCCTGAAGATCGGCCCCTCCACCTCGCTCGATGCGGATTTCGGCCCGCTGGTCACCGCCCAGGCGCTGGAGCGCGTGAAGGGCTATGTCGATATCGGCGTGAAGGAAGGCGCCAAGCTCGTCGTCGATGGCCGCGGCTTCAGGATGCAGGGCTACGAGAACGGCTACTACATGGGCGGCTGTCTCTTCGACAACGTCACCAAGGACATGCGCATCTACAAGGAGGAGATCTTCGGTCCCGTCCTCTCGGTGGTGCGCGCCAAGACCTATGGCGAGGCCCTCGACCTCGCCAACGACCATGAATATGGCAACGGCGTCGCCATCTTCACCCGCGACGGCGATGCGGCCCGCGACTTCGCCGCCAAGGTGCAGGTCGGCATGGTCGGCATCAACGTGCCGATCCCGGTGCCGCTGGCCTACTACACCTTCGGCGGCTGGAAGCGCTCGGCCTTCGGCGACCTGAACCAGCACGGTCCCGACGCCTTCCGCTTCTACACCAAGACCAAGACGGTCACGTCCCGCTGGCCCTCCGGCATCAAGGACGGCGCCAGCTTCGTCATCCCGACCATGGGCTGA
- a CDS encoding LysR family transcriptional regulator — protein MTPNWDHVRVFLAVARAGQFLAAARALSLDHATVARRIGLLEEQLGTQLVARSTAGITLTVAGESFLAAAEAMETAWLDAQADVSQVDRVVSGTIRIGAPEGFGALFLAPRLGRLAERHPELTIQLVPLQRTMSLSKRDADLAVVIDPPSDGRLTVRKLTDYGLGLYATPDYCERHGMPADAETLRRHLLVTSVQELHYSESLTYYPPAFDAGQRRFECASVLAQMEAVRAGAGIGILHDYAARDAGGLVRVLPDLAIRRTYHLVAHVDTRRIARIDEAYRFVVEEVAAAGGLFA, from the coding sequence ATGACGCCAAACTGGGATCATGTCCGGGTCTTTCTTGCGGTGGCGCGCGCCGGCCAGTTCCTCGCCGCGGCGCGGGCGCTGTCGCTGGACCACGCCACTGTCGCCCGCCGGATCGGGCTCCTGGAGGAACAGCTCGGCACCCAGCTCGTCGCCCGCTCCACCGCCGGGATCACGCTGACGGTCGCCGGCGAGAGCTTCCTCGCCGCAGCGGAGGCCATGGAGACCGCCTGGCTGGATGCCCAGGCCGATGTCTCGCAGGTCGACCGGGTGGTGTCCGGCACCATCCGCATCGGCGCGCCGGAGGGCTTCGGCGCGCTGTTCCTCGCGCCCCGGCTGGGGCGGCTCGCCGAGCGGCACCCCGAACTCACCATCCAGCTCGTGCCGCTCCAGCGGACCATGTCGCTGTCGAAGCGCGACGCCGACCTCGCGGTGGTCATCGACCCGCCCTCGGACGGGCGGCTCACCGTGCGCAAGCTCACCGATTACGGCCTCGGTCTCTATGCGACCCCGGACTATTGCGAGCGCCACGGCATGCCCGCCGACGCGGAGACGCTGCGGCGCCACCTGCTCGTCACCTCGGTGCAGGAGCTCCACTATTCGGAATCGCTGACCTATTACCCGCCGGCCTTCGATGCGGGGCAGCGGCGCTTCGAATGCGCCAGCGTGCTCGCCCAGATGGAGGCGGTGAGGGCCGGTGCCGGCATCGGCATCCTCCACGACTATGCGGCGCGTGACGCCGGCGGGCTGGTGCGGGTGCTGCCGGACCTGGCGATCCGCCGCACCTATCACCTCGTCGCCCATGTCGACACGCGGCGCATCGCCCGGATCGACGAGGCCTATCGCTTCGTCGTCGAGGAGGTGGCCGCGGCCGGGGGGCTCTTCGCCTGA
- a CDS encoding efflux RND transporter permease subunit: MALNISAASIRQPVPSIVLFVVLCFLGWMSYLNLPITRFPNIDVPLVQVRIVQAGAAPAELESQITKRVEDAVANITGVKNVISNLTDGMSSTVVEFRLEVNTDRALNDVKDAIAKIRADLPRNIDEPIIERLDVENQAILTVAVAAPAKTIEQLSWFVDDTVKRELQGLRGIGRISRNGGVLREIRVALDPNRLMALGITAGEVNRQLRATNVDLAGGQGDIGGQQQSIRTLAGAVTVEELAATRIVLSGGREVRLSDLGSVTDLFEEPKSFTRLNGETPTVAFQVFRSKGASDVRVAALAREKIEELRRANPAISFTEIDNSVNYTAGNHKSAMTMLLEGAGLTVIVVFLFLRDFRATLISAVALPLSIIPTFWAMEMLGFSMNLVSLLAIILVTGILVDDAIVEIENIVRHMKMGKSPYRASMEAADEIGLAVIAISLTIVAVFAPVSFMGGIAGQYFKQFGLVVAIAVLFSLLVARLITPMLAAYFLRPHAHKEPKDGVMMRAYLRFLSGTIRFRYVTLLAGIAVFAVSIWAIRFLPTGFIPFPDEARFVVSMELPPGSTLEDTRERSDQLAKLIRKTIPEVESVLVIGGSNPVGTLEIRRATVIVRLIHKTKRERTQRQIQAATSPLFTQIPDIRAWYVNDRGERELSIIVRGLDPQNLSLAVARLEAEMRQIPGFVNVAASAGLERPEIRVVPKTDEAARYGITTDQISEAVRVATIGDVAANLAKFNAGDRLIPIRVQLDTDARAELDILSSLTVVSATGQQVPLTAVADITFGQGPSSIERYNRIRRVNIGTDLTGGMEIGPALEKVFALPAARNLPPTVSFQRGGDAEIMQEVFQGFAVAMGTGLLMVLGVLVLLFHSVFQPLTILMSLPLSLGGVILALLLTGYAISMPVVIGILMLMGIVTKNAIMLVDFAVEKVREGVDRREAILDAGRKRARPIIMTTIAMGAGMIPPALGSGDGGEFRAPMAIAVIGGLIVSTVLSLVFVPSFYTVMDDAGRFFGWVFGRFVGPTDEPGEGGHGAASQGAPPLLLPADASSPGETPRPIRVAAE; the protein is encoded by the coding sequence ATGGCCCTCAACATCTCCGCCGCCTCGATCCGCCAGCCGGTCCCCTCGATCGTCCTCTTCGTGGTGCTCTGCTTCCTCGGCTGGATGAGCTACCTCAACCTGCCGATCACCCGCTTTCCCAACATTGACGTGCCGCTGGTCCAGGTGCGCATCGTCCAGGCCGGCGCTGCACCGGCCGAGCTCGAGAGCCAGATCACCAAGCGCGTCGAGGACGCCGTCGCCAACATCACCGGCGTCAAGAACGTCATCTCGAACCTCACCGACGGCATGTCCTCGACGGTGGTCGAGTTCCGTCTCGAGGTGAACACCGACCGGGCGTTGAACGACGTCAAGGACGCCATCGCCAAGATCCGCGCCGACCTGCCGCGCAACATCGACGAGCCGATCATCGAGCGGCTCGACGTCGAGAACCAGGCGATCCTGACGGTCGCGGTGGCGGCCCCCGCCAAGACCATCGAGCAGCTGTCCTGGTTTGTCGACGACACGGTGAAGCGCGAGCTTCAGGGCCTGCGTGGCATCGGCCGCATCAGCCGCAACGGCGGAGTGCTGCGCGAGATCCGCGTTGCGCTCGACCCCAACCGCCTCATGGCCCTCGGCATCACCGCCGGCGAGGTCAACCGCCAGCTGCGCGCCACCAATGTCGACCTCGCCGGCGGCCAGGGCGATATCGGCGGCCAGCAGCAGTCCATCCGCACCCTCGCGGGTGCGGTGACGGTCGAGGAATTGGCCGCCACCCGCATCGTCCTGTCGGGCGGCCGCGAGGTGCGCCTGTCCGACCTCGGCTCGGTCACCGATCTCTTCGAGGAGCCGAAGAGCTTCACCCGCCTCAATGGCGAGACGCCGACGGTGGCCTTCCAGGTCTTCCGCTCGAAGGGCGCCTCCGACGTGCGCGTGGCAGCGCTGGCCCGCGAGAAGATCGAGGAGCTGCGCCGGGCCAATCCGGCGATCAGCTTCACCGAGATCGACAATTCCGTGAACTACACGGCCGGCAACCACAAGTCGGCCATGACCATGCTGCTGGAAGGCGCCGGCCTCACCGTCATCGTGGTCTTCCTGTTCCTGCGCGACTTCCGCGCTACGCTCATCTCCGCCGTCGCCCTGCCGCTTTCCATCATCCCGACCTTCTGGGCCATGGAGATGCTCGGCTTCTCGATGAACCTCGTCTCGCTGCTGGCGATCATCCTCGTCACAGGCATCCTCGTCGACGACGCCATCGTCGAGATCGAGAACATCGTCAGACATATGAAAATGGGCAAATCGCCCTACCGCGCCTCGATGGAGGCGGCGGACGAGATCGGTCTCGCGGTCATCGCCATCTCGCTGACCATCGTCGCGGTCTTCGCGCCCGTCTCCTTCATGGGCGGCATCGCCGGTCAGTACTTCAAGCAGTTCGGCCTGGTCGTGGCCATCGCCGTGCTCTTCTCGCTCCTGGTGGCACGCCTCATAACGCCCATGCTGGCGGCCTATTTCCTGAGGCCGCACGCGCACAAGGAGCCGAAGGACGGCGTGATGATGCGCGCCTACCTGCGCTTCCTCTCCGGCACGATCCGCTTCCGCTATGTGACGCTGCTCGCCGGAATCGCGGTCTTCGCCGTGTCGATCTGGGCCATCCGCTTCCTGCCCACCGGCTTCATCCCCTTCCCCGACGAGGCCCGCTTCGTCGTCTCCATGGAACTCCCGCCGGGATCGACGCTGGAGGACACGCGCGAGCGCTCCGACCAGCTCGCCAAGCTCATCCGCAAGACCATCCCGGAAGTGGAATCGGTGCTGGTGATCGGCGGCTCGAACCCCGTCGGCACGCTGGAGATCCGCCGCGCCACCGTCATCGTCCGCCTCATCCACAAGACCAAGCGCGAGCGCACCCAGCGGCAGATCCAGGCGGCAACATCGCCGCTCTTCACCCAGATCCCCGACATCCGGGCCTGGTACGTCAACGATCGCGGCGAGCGCGAGCTCTCCATCATCGTCCGCGGCCTCGACCCGCAGAACCTGTCGCTCGCCGTCGCCAGGCTCGAAGCCGAGATGCGGCAGATCCCCGGCTTCGTGAACGTCGCCGCCTCCGCCGGCCTCGAGCGCCCGGAGATCCGCGTCGTGCCGAAGACCGACGAGGCGGCGCGCTACGGCATCACCACCGACCAGATCTCGGAAGCGGTGCGCGTGGCGACCATCGGCGATGTCGCCGCCAACCTCGCCAAGTTCAACGCAGGCGACCGGCTCATTCCCATCCGCGTCCAGCTGGACACCGACGCCCGCGCCGAGCTCGACATCCTCTCGTCCCTCACCGTTGTCTCGGCGACGGGCCAGCAGGTGCCGCTCACCGCCGTGGCCGACATCACCTTCGGCCAGGGCCCCTCGTCGATCGAGCGCTACAACCGGATCCGCCGCGTCAATATCGGCACCGACCTCACCGGCGGCATGGAGATCGGCCCGGCGCTGGAGAAGGTCTTCGCCCTGCCGGCGGCGCGCAACCTGCCGCCGACCGTCTCCTTCCAGCGCGGCGGCGACGCCGAGATCATGCAGGAGGTCTTCCAGGGCTTCGCGGTGGCCATGGGCACCGGCTTGCTCATGGTGCTTGGCGTGCTGGTTCTGCTGTTCCACTCGGTGTTCCAGCCGCTGACCATCCTGATGTCGCTGCCACTGTCCCTCGGCGGCGTCATCCTCGCCCTGCTGCTCACCGGCTATGCCATCTCCATGCCGGTGGTGATCGGTATCCTCATGCTCATGGGCATCGTCACCAAGAACGCCATCATGCTGGTGGACTTCGCGGTGGAGAAGGTGCGCGAGGGCGTCGACCGGCGCGAGGCGATCCTCGATGCCGGCCGCAAGCGCGCGCGGCCCATCATCATGACCACCATCGCCATGGGCGCCGGCATGATCCCGCCGGCTCTCGGCTCGGGCGATGGCGGCGAGTTCCGCGCGCCCATGGCCATCGCGGTGATCGGCGGCCTGATCGTCTCGACCGTCCTCAGCCTCGTCTTCGTGCCGTCCTTCTACACGGTGATGGACGATGCCGGCCGCTTCTTCGGCTGGGTCTTCGGCCGCTTTGTCGGACCCACCGACGAGCCCGGCGAGGGCGGCCATGGCGCCGCCTCGCAAGGTGCGCCGCCGCTGCTGCTGCCCGCCGATGCCTCCTCACCCGGCGAGACACCGCGCCCCATCCGCGTCGCGGCAGAATAA
- a CDS encoding efflux RND transporter periplasmic adaptor subunit: MIFTPTRLTLPIAAVLVALAGTAAAQTAAPSVTVATATRQELRETVVASGSFVAREEILVAPEVDGLTVVEILAEEGDRVAAGQVLARLNREMLDVQLAQNAAQISRAAAAVAQAKSQIAEATASRTLAEQQLERTQQLQRTGSATNDVLDQRTTAARTAGARVESATNALALAEADLVLARAQRRDIELRIARTEIKAKVGGTVSRRTARLGALAPAAGDPLFRIIAESQVELEADVPETTLARMRPGQPAEIDAAGYAAPLPGRVRLVAPEVNRSNRLGRVRVTLTGTDRPPLGAFGRATVEVARSSGVTVPLSAVMFGQRTTVQVVKDGLVETREVVIGLRSQGRVEVREGLKEGEQVVAVSGSFVRNGDRVAPVAAVQR, from the coding sequence ATGATCTTCACCCCGACCCGCCTGACGCTGCCCATCGCTGCGGTTCTGGTCGCGCTCGCAGGCACCGCCGCTGCGCAGACCGCTGCGCCCTCGGTGACGGTGGCGACCGCCACCCGCCAGGAACTGCGCGAGACCGTTGTCGCCAGCGGCTCCTTCGTGGCGCGCGAGGAGATCCTCGTCGCCCCCGAGGTCGACGGCCTCACGGTGGTCGAGATCCTCGCCGAGGAGGGCGACCGGGTCGCCGCCGGCCAGGTCCTCGCCCGCCTCAACCGCGAGATGCTGGACGTGCAACTGGCCCAGAATGCCGCGCAGATCTCCCGCGCCGCGGCTGCCGTGGCCCAGGCGAAGTCGCAGATCGCCGAGGCGACCGCTTCCCGCACCCTCGCTGAGCAGCAGCTCGAGCGCACCCAGCAGCTCCAGCGCACCGGCTCCGCCACCAATGACGTGCTCGACCAGCGCACCACCGCGGCCCGCACCGCCGGGGCCCGCGTGGAGTCGGCGACCAATGCCCTCGCCCTTGCCGAGGCCGACCTCGTTCTCGCCCGCGCCCAGCGCCGCGACATCGAGCTGAGGATCGCCCGCACCGAGATCAAGGCGAAGGTCGGCGGCACGGTTTCGCGCCGCACGGCCCGCCTCGGCGCGCTGGCTCCCGCCGCAGGCGATCCGCTCTTCCGCATCATCGCCGAGAGCCAGGTCGAGCTGGAGGCCGACGTGCCCGAGACGACGCTCGCGCGCATGCGCCCCGGCCAGCCCGCCGAGATCGACGCGGCCGGCTATGCCGCGCCGCTGCCCGGCCGCGTCCGCCTCGTCGCTCCGGAGGTGAACCGCAGCAACCGTCTCGGCCGCGTCCGTGTCACCCTGACCGGCACCGACCGGCCGCCGCTCGGCGCCTTTGGCCGCGCCACCGTCGAGGTCGCCCGCTCCTCGGGCGTCACCGTGCCGCTCTCGGCCGTGATGTTCGGCCAGAGGACGACGGTTCAGGTGGTCAAGGACGGCCTTGTCGAGACGCGCGAGGTCGTCATCGGCCTGCGCTCGCAGGGCCGGGTGGAGGTTCGCGAGGGTCTGAAGGAGGGCGAGCAGGTCGTCGCCGTCTCCGGGAGCTTCGTCCGCAACGGTGACCGGGTCGCCCCGGTCGCGGCCGTCCAACGCTGA
- a CDS encoding TetR/AcrR family transcriptional regulator — protein MPRIAETQRTDRKVAILDAAERCFVRSGFHGASMAEICAEAGMSPGNLYRYFPSKEAMIEGLCERDFDEIGQGFAALSHTTDIWGAFEVLARHHMVEEPRESCMLWVEIMSEVSRNPQIGALRRRIDAFIAENIRFALTVARDRGQTAPEADLERAVQFLITFGDGLMLRRARDPSFDPRPHVALMFDVLRDMLLPSTAPTSAKAFAP, from the coding sequence ATGCCCCGCATTGCCGAGACCCAGCGCACCGACCGCAAGGTCGCGATCCTCGACGCCGCCGAGCGCTGCTTCGTACGCTCCGGATTCCACGGCGCCTCCATGGCCGAGATTTGCGCCGAGGCGGGCATGAGCCCGGGCAACCTCTACCGCTACTTCCCCTCCAAGGAAGCGATGATCGAGGGCCTGTGCGAGCGCGACTTCGACGAGATCGGCCAGGGTTTCGCGGCCCTGTCGCATACGACGGACATCTGGGGAGCCTTCGAGGTCCTGGCGCGTCATCACATGGTCGAGGAACCGCGCGAGAGCTGCATGCTCTGGGTCGAGATCATGTCGGAGGTGTCGCGCAATCCGCAGATCGGCGCCCTGCGTAGGAGGATCGACGCGTTCATCGCGGAGAACATCCGCTTCGCTCTCACGGTGGCGCGCGACCGGGGCCAGACCGCCCCCGAGGCTGACCTGGAGCGCGCCGTGCAGTTCCTCATCACCTTCGGCGACGGCCTGATGCTGCGCCGGGCCCGCGATCCCTCCTTCGATCCACGCCCCCACGTGGCGCTGATGTTCGACGTCCTGCGCGACATGCTGCTGCCATCCACCGCGCCCACTTCCGCTAAGGCCTTCGCCCCATGA
- a CDS encoding ComEA family DNA-binding protein, whose amino-acid sequence MLKTLMLAAALGIAGTAAMAQTATQPSTTPATRPAPTAPATAAPAPAATPAPAATTPAVQLIDINSATEAELRVLPGIGEARAKAIIAGRPYRGKDELVRKNIIPQGVYDGIQARIVARQR is encoded by the coding sequence ATGCTGAAGACCCTGATGCTCGCCGCCGCCCTCGGCATCGCCGGCACCGCCGCGATGGCCCAGACCGCCACCCAGCCCTCGACGACACCGGCCACCCGTCCGGCACCGACCGCCCCGGCGACCGCGGCTCCGGCCCCGGCGGCCACGCCCGCGCCCGCGGCGACGACCCCGGCCGTCCAGCTCATCGACATCAATTCGGCGACGGAAGCCGAGCTGCGGGTCCTTCCGGGCATCGGCGAGGCGCGCGCCAAGGCGATCATCGCCGGCCGCCCCTATCGCGGCAAGGACGAGCTCGTGCGCAAGAACATCATCCCGCAGGGCGTCTATGACGGCATCCAGGCGCGGATCGTGGCCCGCCAGCGCTGA